Proteins found in one Triticum urartu cultivar G1812 chromosome 4, Tu2.1, whole genome shotgun sequence genomic segment:
- the LOC125551873 gene encoding transcription factor MYB2-like — translation MLLPKSTTAPPPPASLAARLYKLPHSSPAQSITRTPRILFSSLLFSSPHSITASGRLEQTKPKSPELSRSPHQSLASLASSGGEEADGLNPIMDMAHERDSSSEEEVMAGDLRRGPWTVEEDILLVNYIAAHGEGRWNSLARSAGLKRTGKSCRLRWLNYLRPDLRRGSITPQEQLLILELHSRWGNRWSKIAQHLPGRTDNEIKNYWRTRVQKHAKQLKCDVNSQQFKDVMRYLWMPRLVERIQAAATADAVQAAADTPLSWQHGADDALYESPELPVDACWPAEYAAVAGGQLPNASVAELSSTTTAGSSSPSTTDSGAGAQPSWPAAVDGAEWFTTACDASSAAATMCDTDQLIQQQAPSQLAGAWTSEPLPSLGFPELGVADFEMGSFDVDSIWSMDDLWNTQPQFV, via the exons ATGCTTCTTCCCAAGTCCACCACAGCTCCcccacctcctgcttccctcgCCGCCCGTCTATATAAGCTTCCTCATTCCTCTCCCGCCCAATCCATCACTCGCACCCCGCGAATACTCTTCTCTtcccttctcttctcttctccgCACAGCATCACTGCCTCCGGCCGTCTCGAGCAAACCAAACCAAAATCTCCTGAGTTGTCTCGCTCGCCTCATCAATCCTTGGCGTCGCTAGCTTCATCTGGAGGCGAGGAGGCGGACGGTTTGAACCCGATCATGGATATGGCGCACGAGAGGGACTCGAGCAGCGAGGAGGAGGTGATGGCCGGCGACCTCCGCCGCGGGCCGTGGACGGTGGAGGAGGACATCCTGCTCGTCAACTACATCGCCGCGCACGGCGAGGGCCGCTGGAACTCGCTCGCCCGATCAGCAG GTCTGAAGCGCACCGGCAAGAGCTGCCGCCTCAGGTGGCTCAACTACCTCCGCCCCGACCTCCGGCGCGGCAGCATCACCCCGCAGGAGCAGCTGCTCATCCTCGAGCTGCACTCGCGGTGGGGCAACCGCTGGTCCAAGATCGCGCAGCACCTCCCCGGCCGCACCGACAACGAGATCAAGAACTACTGGCGCACGCGCGTGCAGAAGCACGCCAAGCAGCTCAAGTGCGACGTCAACAGCCAGCAGTTCAAGGACGTCATGCGCTACCTCTGGATGCCCCGCCTCGTCGAGCGCATCCAGGCCGCCGCCACGGCCGACGCGGTGCAGGCCGCCGCTGACACGCCCCTGTCGTGGCAGCACGGCGCCGACGACGCTCTCTACGAGTCACCGGAGCTCCCTGTCGACGCGTGCTGGCCAGCGGAGTACGCCGCCGTGGCCGGCGGGCAGCTGCCCAACGCCTCGGTCGCGGAGCTGTCGAGCACTACTACCGCCGGCTCTTCCTCGCCGTCCACCACGGACTCTGGCGCCGGCGCCCAGCCCAGCTGGCCTGCAGCAGTCGACGGTGCCGAGTGGTTCACCACCGCCTGCGacgcctccagcgccgccgccacCATGTGCGACACGGACCAGCTGATCCAGCAGCAGGCACCGTCCCAGCTCGCGGGTGCGTGGACGTCCGAGCCGCTGCCGAGCCTCGGGTTCCCCGAGCTGGGCGTCGCGGACTTCGAGATGGGCAGCTTCGACGTAGACAGCATCTGGAGCATGGACGACTTGTGGAACACGCAGCCGCAGTTCGTGTGA